In Pyricularia oryzae 70-15 chromosome 2, whole genome shotgun sequence, one genomic interval encodes:
- a CDS encoding pre-mRNA-processing ATP-dependent RNA helicase PRP5, translating into METEQQQRKDSVASAGSTRQLLAQMDVKATGSPSAMTSPGAASPATAQSAEDASPAVPYGGKFDPKAIAKKASARHQSPTVLGALQGRAAEKTAVSIAAPAKGSAASSLPQGKPISGFGFGKASNDDKVPTKRKLNLDDEEISKRKLAKLPDLSLETTDDAPYVNQDDDEDSDGDNFAGTEEEAAAAARAAHERREERILQQSMAMETDEANPAAEGQVNGSEPAVSSANAPEEAQAKPQTDSMDVDTKEDDDEVDPLDAFMADLTEPSFGPASKPVKTLSSAKVLPTPEAYFSDDDEFGASTKEGVDAKAIMAMAAKRKKKEIPTIDYSKLDIVPVRKNFWVEPYELSEMTEAEVAELRLELDGIKVSGKDVPKPVQKWSLCGLTRPILDVIAKLEYDKPTAIQMQALPVIMSGRDVVGVAKTGSGKTMAFLLPMFRHIKDQEPVKDNEGPIGLILTPTRELAVQIFRDCKPFLKTLGLRAVCAYGGPPIKDQIADLKRGAEIVVATTGRMIDLLAANQGRVVSLRRTTYIVLDEADRMFDMGFEPQVMKIFANVRPDRQTVLFSATMPKIMDALVKKVLKNPVEIEVGGKSVVASEITQIVEIRDEKSKFNRLLELLGELYKDDDDVRSLIFVERQEKADELLRELLRKGYGCMSLHGGKDQVDRDSTISDFKSGVCPVMIATSVAARGLDVKQLKLVVNYDAPNHLEDYVHRAGRTGRAGNTGTAVTFVTEEQENCAIGIAKALEQSGQPVPEKLIEMRKAFREKVKAGKAKDQSGFGGKGLEKLDKEREAARNRERKTHKAEGEEDDAEDDKKTTKNDEKTDKASSAILGAASAIVSRDAAKAEAEAKAAEGGSTPTAAATPAAGGKGGALDKAASAINEINARLARAGQLRPGQPIDNKGPDAGAFHATLEINDFPQKARWAVTNRTNVAKILEATGTSITTKGNYYPPGKDPPAGADPKLYILIEGDTELVVGNALSELTRLLKEGTMAAADAESRAPASGRYTIT; encoded by the coding sequence atggagacagagcagcagcagcgtaaGGACAGCGTAGCATCGGCTGGTAGCACCAGACAGTTACTTGCGCAGATGGATGTCAAGGCCACAGGCAGCCCTTCAGCCATGACATCCCCGGGGGCTGCTTCTCCAGCGACCGCACAGTCCGCCGAGGATGCGTCTCCGGCAGTCCCCTATGGAGGCAAATTTGATCCAAAGGCGATTGCCAAAAAGGCAAGTGCACGACATCAGTCTCCTACAGTGCTTGGAGCGTTACAGGGACGAGCCGCTGAGAAGACTGCCGTTTCAATAGCGGCACCTGCCAAGGGGTCTGCGGCTTCGTCTTTACCCCAAGGAAAACCTATCAGCGGCTTCGGCTTTGGTAAAGCGTCCAATGATGATAAAGTGCCTACGAAGCGCAAGTTGAAtttggacgacgaggaaatTTCCAAGCGGAAGCTTGCAAAACTTCCAGACCTCTCACTTGAGACTACAGATGATGCGCCATATGTCAATCAAGACGATGATGAGGATTCGGATGGTGACAACTTCGCTGGGACGGAGGAGGAAGCCGCCGCGGCCGCTCGGGCTGCCCACGAGCGACGAGAGGAAAGAATTCTACAGCAAAGCATGGCAATGGAAACCGACGAAGCGAACCCTGCGGCAGAAGGCCAGGTAAATGGCAGTGAGCCTGCAGTGAGCTCCGCCAATGCACCAGAGGAAGCTCAAGCCAAGCCTCAGACGGACTCTATGGACGTCGATACGAAAGAAGATGATGACGAAGTAGACCCCCTGGACGCCTTTATGGCCGACCTGACAGAGCCATCTTTCGGGCCCGCCAGCAAGCCTGTTAAGACATTAAGCAGTGCGAAAGTGTTGCCTACCCCTGAAGCATACTTcagcgacgatgatgagTTTGGGGCTTCAACCAAGGAAGGTGTCGACGCCAAAGCTATCATGGCAATGGCTgccaaaaggaaaaagaaggaaatcCCTACGATCGACTACAGTAAACTCGACATTGTACCTGTTCGCAAGAATTTCTGGGTTGAGCCATACGAGCTGAGTGAGATGACTGAAGCAGAGGTGGCTGAACTTCGCCTGGAACTGGATGGGATCAAAGTGTCTGGAAAAGACGTCCCTAAACCAGTACAGAAGTGGTCACTCTGTGGACTCACACGACCTATTCTTGACGTGATCGCCAAGCTGGAATACGACAAGCCAACTGCAATCCAGATGCAGGCCTTGCCCGTCATCATGTCGGGCCGAGATGTTGTTGGAGTTGCCAAGACTGGATCCGGCAAGACCATGGCCTTCTTGCTCCCCATGTTCCGCCACATTAAGGACCAGGAGCCCGTCAAAGACAATGAGGGACCGATTGGTCTCATTCTTACACCCACTCGCGAGCTTGCTGTTCAAATCTTCCGTGACTGCAAGCCTTTCTTGAAAACACTGGGACTCCGTGCAGTCTGTGCATATGGCGGTCCTCCCATTAAGGATCAGATTGCAGATTTGAAGCGCGGCGCAGAAATTGTAGTCGCCACGACAGGGCGGATGATTGATCTTCTAGCTGCCAATCAGGGCCGTGTGGTCAGCCTAAGACGTACCACATACATCGTTCTTGATGAGGCTGACCGAATGTTTGATATGGGATTCGAACCTCAGGTCATGAAGATCTTTGCCAACGTCAGGCCAGATCGTCAGACTGTTCTTTTCTCGGCGACCATGCCCAAGATCATGGATGCCTTGGTCAAGAAGGTTCTGAAGAATCCCGTAGAAATCGAAGTAGGAGGCAAGAGTGTGGTGGCGTCCGAGATTACACAAATCGTCGAGATAAGAGATGAGAAGAGCAAGTTCAACCGCCTGCTCGAACTCTTGGGAGAGCTTTAcaaggacgacgatgatgtGCGCTCCCTGATTTTCGTGGAGAGGCAAGAAAAGGCCGACGAATTGCTCCGCGAGCTGTTGCGCAAGGGCTACGGCTGCATGTCTTTGCATGGTGGTAAAGATCAAGTCGATCGAGACTCGACCATTTCAGACTTCAAGAGCGGTGTTTGCCCCGTTATGATCGCCACATCCGTCGCAGCCCGTGGATTGGACGTGAAACAGCTGAAGCTCGTGGTCAATTATGACGCACCGAATCATTTAGAGGACTACGTGCATCGTGCTGGACGAACTGGACGAGCAGGAAACACGGGCACGGCGGTAACGTTTGTGACggaagaacaagaaaacTGTGCCATTGGCATTGCCAAGGCTCTCGAACAGAGCGGACAGCCTGTTCCCGAGAAGTTGATTGAGATGCGCAAGGCATTCAGAGAAAAGGTCAAGGCCGGTAAAGCCAAGGATCAATCTGGATTTGGTGGCAAAGGTCTTGAGAAACTGGACAAGGAGCGTGAAGCCGCCCGCAACCGGGAGCGCAAGACACACAAGGCCGAAGGCGAAGAGGATGATGCGGAAGATGACAAAAAGACTACAAAGAACGACGAAAAGACAGACAAGGCTTCAAGCGCAATCCTTGGGGCTGCATCGGCAATCGTCTCCCGAGATGCGGccaaggccgaggccgaagcAAAGGCAGCAGAAGGGGGTTCTACGCCcacggcagcagcaacaccgGCTGCGGGTGGCAAAGGCGGAGCCCTCGACAAGGCCGCATCGGCAATCAACGAGATCAATGCACGCCTGGCAAGAGCCGGTCAACTCAGACCTGGCCAGCCCATCGACAACAAGGGTCCAGATGCAGGCGCGTTCCATGCGACACTCGAGATCAACGATTTCCCGCAAAAGGCGCGCTGGGCCGTCACCAACCGGACGAATGTGGCCAAGATCCTCGAGGCGACGGGAACCTCCATTACCACCAAGGGCAATTACTATCCGCCAGGCAAGGATCCCCCGGCGGGAGCGGACCCGAAGCTGTACATCCTCATCGAGGGCGACACGGAACTCGTGGTTGGCAACGCGCTGTCGGAGCTTACGAGGTTGCTCAAGGAGGGGActatggcggcggcggatgcGGAGAGTCGTGCACCTGCGAGTGGGCGGTATACCATCACGTGA